The genomic region CTTTAACCGCTGCATCTCCCATTTTCGTACGCAATTCGTCCGTCATAAACGGAGAAGGTGTTTCTTCCGTCAATTTCTGGTGACGACGTTGTACTGAACAGTCTCTTTCTGAAAGGTGACACGCTTTACCATAGGAATCTCCTACAATCTGTATTTCAATATGGCGTGGTTCTTCGATCAGTTTTTCCATATACATTCCATCGTTTCCGAAGGCTGCACCGGCTTCCTGACGCGCGCTTTCCCATGCTTTCTGTAAGTCTTCTTTTTTCCAAACCGCTCGCATCCCTTTTCCACCACCACCGGCAGTAGCTTTTAACATAATCGGGTATCCGAATTCTTTGGCTAATTTTTCTGCTTGTTCATACGATTCCAACAGACCTTCTGATCCCGGAATAGTAGGAACTCCCGCTTCTTTCATGGTCGCTTTAGCCGTAGCTTTGTCGCCCATTTTTTCAATCATTTCCGGTGAAGCTCCGATAAATTTAATACCGTGCTCTTCACAAATTTTGGAAAATTTAGCATTTTCCGAAAGGAATCCATATCCGGGGTGAATTGCATCTGCATTGGTGATCTCTGCAGCCGCAATAATGTTCGACATTTTCAGATAGGATAAATTACTTGGCGGAGGACCGATACAAACTGCTTCGTCAGCAAATTTAACATGTAGGCTTTCCGCATCTGCAGTCGAATATACGGCTACAGTTTTGATGCCCATTTCTCTACAGGTTCTGATTACGCGAAGCGCAATTTCTCCCCTGTTTGCGATTAATATTTTTTTAAACATCTCTTGAAATTTTAAATTCGGGTTAAATTTTAAATCCTTTTAAATGCGGCATAAAAAAACCATCATTCAAAATTTAGCATTTAAAATTTCTTATGATGGGTCTACTAAAAATAACGGTTGGTCGAATTCTACTGGAGAAGCGTCGTCAACTAATACTTTAACGATTTTACCGGATACTTCCGATTCGATTTCATTAAATAATTTCATGGCTTCGATCACACAAACCACATCACCTTTATTGATAGTGCTTCCTACTTCTACGAAAGGTGCTTTATCCGGTGACGGTTTACGGTATAATGTTCCGATAATCGGTGATTTAACTACCAGGTATTTGGAGTCGTCATCTGCAGCCGGAGTACTTACCGGTGCTGCCGGTGCAGGTGCTGCTACTGCCTGAGGTGCTGCCGCTTGCGGAACTGCCGCTTGCATTGGAACATGTTGAACATAAGTAGTTTCTGCTGCTCCTGCTTCTGTAGTTTTAATGGTGATCTTGAAATCATCCATCTCTAATTTTACTTCAGTAGCACCAGACTTCGCTACAAATTTGATTAGGTTTTGAATTTCTCTAATATCCATCTTGTTCGGAATTTTGATTTAGTTAGTTTTTTGTTTATTGTAAGCCCATTTTAAATAGATAGCTCCCCAAGTGAAGCCTCCACCAAATGCGGCAAAAATTATATTATCTCCTTTTTTTAAAGAATCTTCGAAATCAGACAACAATAAAGGTAAAGTTGCTGAAGTGGTATTACCGTATTTCTGGATATTTACCAATACTTTTGATTCGTCTAATCCCATTCGGTTTGCAGTAGCATCAATGATACGTTTATTCGCCTGATGCGCTACCAACCAATTGACATCTTCTTTTGTAAGCTTATTACGCTCCATTATTTTCTCACTTACATCGGCCATTCCGGAAACTGCATATTTAAAAACAGTTGTTCCATCCTGGTGTACAAAGTGTTGTTTATTTTTTACCGTTTCTTCAGAAGCCGGCAATATAGATCCTCCTGCTTCGATTTTAAGGAATTCTCTTCCTATCCCATCGCTTCTTAAATATTCATCCTGGAAACCTAAACCTTCGGTATTCGGCTCGAACAATACGGCACCGGCACCATCTCCAAAAATAATACAGGTCGCTCTGTCGGTATAATCAATAATAGAAGACATTTTATCTGATCCTATCAATAATACTTTTTTATAACGTCCTGATTCGATGTAAGCAGAGGCTGTAGAAAGCCCATATAGAAAACTGGAACAAGCCGCCTGCAGATCGTAGGCAAAAGCATTTGTCGCTCCAATTTGTGTTGCGGTATATACTGCGGTAGAAGCTACCGGCATATCCGGTGTTGCTGTTGCCAACAATACCAGATCAATTTCTTTGGGGTCAATTCCCGATTTTTCAATCAGGTTTTGTGCGGCTCTAATTGCCATAAAAGAAGTCCCTTGTCCTTCTTCTTTGAGAATACGTCTTTCTTTAATTCCCGTACGAGTGGTAATCCATTCATCGTTGGTATCGACCATAGTTTCCAGAACCTGATTCGACAAAACATAGTCCGGAATATAGGATCCAACCGCTGTAATGGCTGCTGTAATTTTAGTCATATGGGTTACTTTTTCTTTTTCAAATTTTAGCTGAAAAAAGTGGTGGAAATTACAAAAAAAATCCGAAACCAAGCCTTTTTTATCGCTACTTAATTCGTTTCAAAGAGTTTTTAACAAAAAAAACTCCCACATAGTGAGAGTTTTCTCTATTATTTTCTTCAATTAAGCAACAGCTTCTTGCTTATCAATTACAACCTGGCCTCTGTAGTACATTTTACCTTCATGCCAGTAAGCTCTGTGATACAAATGCGCCTCTCCTGTTACAGGACATGTAGCAATTTGAGGAACCGTCGCTTTATAATGCGTTCTTCTTTTATCTCTTCTTGTTTTCGAGGTTTTTCTCTTAGGATGTGCCATCTTACTATATTATTTATCCGTTAATAGTTGTTTTAATTTGTCCCATCGGGGATCTGTATTTTCTTCTTCTTTGTGTTGTTCTTTTGGCGCTAATTCATTTAAGCGATCAATTGCTTCCGATTGTAACGTTCCGTCTTTTACCCCGGGATGAATCCTTTTGGTTGGAACCGACAGTACAATTGCTTCATAAATATATTGCATAATGTTGATTTGATATTCACCATGAGGCAACACCAGCAACTCATCGTTCTCATCATTAAAGCTATCACCGAATTTTACAATTAAATTCATCTTACCTTTAATCGGCAAATCAAAATCCTCGTTTGTTAAATCACAAGGTACATTTACCGTTCCTTTGTGTTTAAAAGCGATTTCAAGCATTGTGCTTTTCTTGTCCAGAATCACATCAACTTTGATAGCAACACCATTATAGTCATCAAAATCAAAGTGCTCAAAGAACTTCTTATCTATATGATATTCAAACTGGTGCTTCCCTTGCTTTAATCCAACAAAGGGGATCAAAAATTCTTTATCAATATTCATAACAACAGTTTTGAGCGTGCAAAGATATAAAATTATTGGAATTTCAAAGGAGTTGTAAACATTTTTTTGTTTATAACTGTTTTTGCTTGGTTTTCAAAGGGTTTTTAACCAGTTCTTTATGCTCGTTCCGGTTATTATACACATCAATCGCCAGATAAACCGCTTCTTTAAACGAATTATAATCGGCTTCTCCTTT from Flavobacterium sp. WV_118_3 harbors:
- the accC gene encoding acetyl-CoA carboxylase biotin carboxylase subunit is translated as MFKKILIANRGEIALRVIRTCREMGIKTVAVYSTADAESLHVKFADEAVCIGPPPSNLSYLKMSNIIAAAEITNADAIHPGYGFLSENAKFSKICEEHGIKFIGASPEMIEKMGDKATAKATMKEAGVPTIPGSEGLLESYEQAEKLAKEFGYPIMLKATAGGGGKGMRAVWKKEDLQKAWESARQEAGAAFGNDGMYMEKLIEEPRHIEIQIVGDSYGKACHLSERDCSVQRRHQKLTEETPSPFMTDELRTKMGDAAVKAAEYIKYEGAGTVEFLVDKHRNFYFMEMNTRIQVEHPITEQVIDYDLIREQILVAAGVPISGKNYLPQLHSIECRINAEDPYNDFRPSPGRITTLHSPGGHGVRLDTHVYAGYTIPPNYDSMIAKLITTAQTREEAINKMKRALDEFVIEGIKTTIPFHRQLMDDPDYVAGNYTTKFMEGFVMKEPAE
- the accB gene encoding acetyl-CoA carboxylase biotin carboxyl carrier protein yields the protein MDIREIQNLIKFVAKSGATEVKLEMDDFKITIKTTEAGAAETTYVQHVPMQAAVPQAAAPQAVAAPAPAAPVSTPAADDDSKYLVVKSPIIGTLYRKPSPDKAPFVEVGSTINKGDVVCVIEAMKLFNEIESEVSGKIVKVLVDDASPVEFDQPLFLVDPS
- a CDS encoding beta-ketoacyl-ACP synthase III codes for the protein MTKITAAITAVGSYIPDYVLSNQVLETMVDTNDEWITTRTGIKERRILKEEGQGTSFMAIRAAQNLIEKSGIDPKEIDLVLLATATPDMPVASTAVYTATQIGATNAFAYDLQAACSSFLYGLSTASAYIESGRYKKVLLIGSDKMSSIIDYTDRATCIIFGDGAGAVLFEPNTEGLGFQDEYLRSDGIGREFLKIEAGGSILPASEETVKNKQHFVHQDGTTVFKYAVSGMADVSEKIMERNKLTKEDVNWLVAHQANKRIIDATANRMGLDESKVLVNIQKYGNTTSATLPLLLSDFEDSLKKGDNIIFAAFGGGFTWGAIYLKWAYNKQKTN
- the rpmF gene encoding 50S ribosomal protein L32, yielding MAHPKRKTSKTRRDKRRTHYKATVPQIATCPVTGEAHLYHRAYWHEGKMYYRGQVVIDKQEAVA
- a CDS encoding DUF177 domain-containing protein, which encodes MNIDKEFLIPFVGLKQGKHQFEYHIDKKFFEHFDFDDYNGVAIKVDVILDKKSTMLEIAFKHKGTVNVPCDLTNEDFDLPIKGKMNLIVKFGDSFNDENDELLVLPHGEYQINIMQYIYEAIVLSVPTKRIHPGVKDGTLQSEAIDRLNELAPKEQHKEEENTDPRWDKLKQLLTDK